In Triticum aestivum cultivar Chinese Spring chromosome 5B, IWGSC CS RefSeq v2.1, whole genome shotgun sequence, the following proteins share a genomic window:
- the LOC123113010 gene encoding uncharacterized protein, whose product MGTEGAKHTHIRFRLQVDMQCRCMGCIDKIDKAMAAIRTFTGVETSVGDVGTGVVAVAGKVDPAELCQWLKRKTRKDVKIVRPRRPSDNRNKQKRSRDTPPSAPPLPQHLSRALPTSRVHSDHKDLHLIEKKIRDLDKARDTLKMRNLKNELTATRCELKQSREAISNGKKALLDGALIQLHAYKKLESLSRLTI is encoded by the exons ATGGGCACG GAGGGAGCCAAGCACACGCACATCAGGTTCAGGCTCCAGGTCGACATGCAGTGCCGGTGCATGGGCTGCATCGACAAGATCGACAAGGCCATGGCCGCCATCCGAACCTTCACAG GGGTTGAAACGTCGGTGGGAGACGTCGGGACTGGGGTCGTGGCCGTGGCGGGGAAGGTGGACCCGGCCGAGCTCTGCCAGTGGCTCAAGAGGAAGACGAGGAAGGACGTCAAGATCGTCCGCCCTCGTCGACCGTCTGACAATCGCAATAAGCAG AAAAGAAGCAGGGACACGCCGCCTTCAGCTCCACCGTTACCGCAACACTTGTCCAGGGCTCTACCGACGTCAAGAGTTCACTCTGACCACAAGGATCTGCATCTGATTGAGAAGAAGATCAGGGACCTCGACAAGGCCAGGGATACGTTGAAGATGAGGAACCTGAAGAATGAGCTGACTGCTACCAGGTGTGAGCTCAAACAGTCAAGAGAAGCGATCAGCAATGGCAAGAAGGCTCTCCTAGATGGTGCTCTGATCCAGCTCCACGCGTACAAGAAACTAGAATCACTCAGTCGGCTCACTATATGA
- the LOC123113011 gene encoding 50S ribosomal protein L18: MAQAKRYVLRLFISLKYVTANVVDRQSGRVVLTASTVEKPLQDGLESGRACNAKAAAAVGEVLAMRLRVDGLAREPIHADASKEVEKKGFKNRTKVWAILNALRSHGVNLHVDDDGDHRRHI; this comes from the coding sequence ATGGCGCAGGCTAAGCGGTACGTGCTGCGCCTCTTCATCTCGCTCAAGTACGTGACGGCCAACGTGGTGGACCGGCAGAGCGGTCGCGTCGTGCTCACCGCCTCCACCGTCGAGAAGCCCCTCCAGGATGGGCTGGAGAGCGGCCGCGCCTGCAACGCCAAGGCAGCCGCCGCCGTTGGCGAGGTGCTCGCCATGCGCCTCCGGGTCGACGGCCTGGCCCGCGAGCCAATCCAcgccgacgcctccaaggaggtcgAGAAGAAGGGCTTCAAGAACCGCACCAAGGTCTGGGCCATCCTCAACGCGCTCCGCAGCCACGGCGTCAACCTCCACGTAGACGACGACGGCGACCATAGGCGGCACATCTGA
- the LOC123116789 gene encoding uncharacterized protein gives MDKVNADDRISTLPSDILVNILDRLDVREAARISTLSRRWSQLSCKLPRLIIKPQPDGDLVRVNAAAVEATKSLLTRRCPGEDTIRLLSTTFYLRGDVPVSIGHAVGSAMTTHKIENAEFTVLTVKKRRQCTLDDVLNYGAQFVSFFNECLNAFTGLTRLYMENLRFVESDFVSNIFVTCKRLNYLGFLNCDTQKRLTLQVEHAQLSELSMVNCRFYKVELKWLPRLTRTTFTCWMDFEELPLSFGHVPLLEFLNLTNVGLSRHKMVMLSTLLCETHIQELRLGFKCEKIWVQPECLSERLASAFHRLRIVSLVCIPEGSDLKWTNFILEAAPSLEELYMSVIDHPCEMIIDPKMRMELSLSENKGVEWESPRPHFKHRRLAKLVIFCFVNYMVSYVRRVMIAAVNLKDVYLYDRLACSKCKHMAVFKPGRLPRAKKKLKAMKKLLAQGIESAPRIHLQTHSEMDADHAARIKDYLCS, from the exons ATGGAC AAAGTCAACGCAGATGATAGAATCAGCACCTTGCCCAGCGACATTCTGGTCAACATTCTTGACCGACTCGATGTCCGTGAAGCTGCGAGAATCAGCACCCTTTCCAGACGGTGGAGTCAGCTCTCTTGCAAGCTCCCTCGACTTATCATAAAGCCCCAGCCTGATGGTGACTTGGTTCGGGTCAATGCAGCTGCTGTTGAAGCGACAAAGAGCTTACTGACCCGCAGATGTCCAGGGGAAGACACCATCCGCCTCCTGTCTACCACCTTCTACTTGAGAGGTGATGTCCCCGTATCCATTGGACATGCTGTTGGCAGCGCCATGACGACACACAAGATTGAGAACGCCGAATTCACAGTTTTGACAGTCAAGAAACGCCGACAGTGCACTCTTGATGATGTGTTGAACTACGGGGCACAGTTTGTGTCATTTTTTAACGAGTGTCTGAATGCATTTACTGGTTTGACGCGCCTCTACATGGAGAATTTGAGATTTGTTGAATCTGACTTCGTCTCCAACATCTTCGTCACTTGCAAGCGATTAAACTACTTAGGTTTTCTCAATTGCGACACACAGAAGCGTTTAACACTCCAGGTTGAACACGCTCAGCTCAGTGAGCTCAGTATGGTCAACTGCCGTTTTTACAAAGTCGAACTCAAGTGGCTCCCAAGACTCACCCGGACAACGTTCACATGTTGGATGGATTTCGAAGAACTACCACTGTCATTTGGTCATGTCCCACTGCTCGAGTTTTTGAACCTCACAAATGTTGGTCTTAGTCGGCACAAAATGGTCATGTTAAGTACATTACTTTGTGAGACACACATACAAGAACTGCGGTTGGGGTTTAAATGCGAAAAG ATTTGGGTTCAACCAGAGTGTCTGAGCGAAAGGCTGGCATCTGCGTTCCACAGACTAAGGATTGTCAGTCTAGTTTGCATTCCTGAAGGGTCTGATCTCAAGTGGACAAATTTCATTCTGGAAGCTGCGCCATCACTTGAAGAGTTGTACATGTCG GTAATTGATCATCCGTGTGAAATGATAATTGATCCGAAAATGAGGATGGAACTCTCGCTTAGCGAGAACAAGGGCGTCGAGTGGGAATCACCTAGACCACATTTCAAGCACCGCCGCCTTGCCAAGCTCGTCATCTTTTGCTTTGTAAATTACATGGTGAGTTATGTCAGGCGTGTCATGATAGCAGCGGTGAATCTGAAGGATGTGTACCTGTATGATAGACTGGCATGTAGCAAGTGCAAACACATGGCCGTTTTTAAGCCTGGTAGGCTTCCACGGGCAAAGAAGAAGTTGAAAGCGATGAAGAAGCTGTTGGCCCAGGGCATCGAGTCAGCTCCCAGAATTCACTTGCAGACCCATTCTGAAATGGACGCTGACCATGCTGCAAGGATTAAAGACTACTTATGTTCATGA